The genomic segment GGATCGCCGGATGACGCACCAGCGCGACGCCAAGCTGATTGCCGATGCCCGTCAGCAGCGAGAACACGCCTTCCGGCAAACCCGCAGCGGCAACCGCCTTCTGAATCGCCCTGCCAACCAGCTCCGAGGTGCCGGGATGGGCAGGATGGGCTTTGACGACGGCCGGGCAACCTGCGGCCAGGACTGACGCGGTATCGCCACCCGCCACCGAGAACGCCAAGGGGAAATTACTTGCGCCAAATACCGCTACCGGCCCCAGCGCAATCATGCGCAGGCGCAAATCGACGCGCGGCGGATGGCGATCCGGCAACGCAGGATCAATGCGGGCATCCAGCCATGAACCTTCGCGCAGTACTTCGGCAAACAATCTGAGCTGGCCGACAGTGCGCCCACGCTCGCCTTCCAGCCTCGCCCTGGGCAATCCGCTTTCTTGCATGGCGCGTTCAATCAGCTGGTCGCCAAGTTCGATGATGTTGTGCGCGATGCTTTCCAGGAAACGGGCACGCGTCTCTGGATCTGTCGCGCGATATGGATCGAACGCAATCCGCGCCAGATCGCAGGCGCAATCTATTTCGGCTTTGCCTGCGGTATGGAATGCCGGCTCCAGATTGGCACCGGTAGCCGGATTAAGCGCAAAGAAATCCGCGCCGCCACCTTTGATGCTCGATGCGCCGATCAGCGACTCGCCTGTAATGTTCATGGCTTTCCTGGCAATGATTATCGAAAAATTACAACTGATGAATCCGTGGCGCAGCCAAGGTCTCGACCGCCAGGCGATTGCGCAACGGCGGACCAAAAGCGGCAACGTCTATCTCAAACGTTTCGCCGTGCGCTACCTGAATACCATCGGAACAGCTCAGGGTGGCGGTGCCGAAAAAATGGATATGCACATCGCCCGGCCGGCGAAACAGCGGATACTTGAAATGGTGATATTCCAGGTTGGCGACCGTATGCGACATATTCTCCTCGCCGCTGACAAACGGCTTTTCCCAACGCACCTGGCCCTGGCTGTCGCGAATGCGCGACATGCCGGCCACATGCGCCGGCAAATCGCCCACCAGCAAGGCTGGCCCGACGGCGCATACGCGCAGTTTGGAATGCGCCAGATACAGATAGTTCTGGCGTTCGGTCACGTGGTCGGAAAACTCATTGCCGATGGCGAAACCGAGCCGGTAAGGATCGCCGTCAGGGCCGATCACATACAGCGCTGCAATCTCCGGTTCTTCGCCCCCATCCAGCGCAAAATGCGGCATCGTCAACGGCTGCTCGGCGGCGCGCACGATACTGCCATCGCCTTTGTAAAACCATTCAGGCTGGACGCCGGCTTCACCAGCAGCCGGCTTGCCACCTTCCAGACCCATCCGGAACATTTTCATGCTGTCGGTCAGCGTATCGACATCGCTGATTTTCTTATGCATGGCATCGCGGCCGTCGGCGCTGCCCAGATGCGTGA from the Collimonas arenae genome contains:
- the araD1 gene encoding AraD1 family protein — protein: MLLVQFKQADGQRRIGVLEDECRKIRVVEGYNSTYGLAQAAIAADSTLKALAAAGLGDTVLDYDTVAQARQLLPPLEHGDSAHCYVTGTGLTHLGSADGRDAMHKKISDVDTLTDSMKMFRMGLEGGKPAAGEAGVQPEWFYKGDGSIVRAAEQPLTMPHFALDGGEEPEIAALYVIGPDGDPYRLGFAIGNEFSDHVTERQNYLYLAHSKLRVCAVGPALLVGDLPAHVAGMSRIRDSQGQVRWEKPFVSGEENMSHTVANLEYHHFKYPLFRRPGDVHIHFFGTATLSCSDGIQVAHGETFEIDVAAFGPPLRNRLAVETLAAPRIHQL